The following are from one region of the Thiocapsa rosea genome:
- a CDS encoding pirin family protein, producing MTETTFQTDSVRQSRTIERLVAGQATTDGAGVNLIRVLTQPLQQRLDPFLMLDAFGSDDPDDYIAGFPNHPHRGFETVTYMIAGRMLHRDSAGHEGLIETGGVQWMTAGSGLVHSEIPQQAQGRMEGFQLWLNLPAREKMIPPWYRNFTASELPRFQTEAGVAVTVIAGLTHGVTGAVTRETTAPLFLDLHLPAGTRFEQALPIEQNAFIYVYRGEVAVAGQSVPTQRMAILANAADADGVVVEAMSELAGEARVLLIAGHPLREPIAQHGPFVMNTMQEIQQAVRDYSAGRLA from the coding sequence ATGACAGAAACCACTTTTCAAACCGATTCCGTGCGGCAGTCCCGCACCATCGAGCGTCTGGTCGCCGGCCAGGCAACCACCGACGGTGCCGGCGTGAACCTGATCCGGGTGCTGACCCAGCCGCTGCAGCAGCGACTTGACCCTTTCCTGATGCTCGACGCCTTCGGAAGCGACGATCCGGACGACTATATCGCGGGCTTTCCGAATCATCCGCACCGCGGCTTCGAGACCGTGACCTATATGATTGCCGGGCGCATGCTGCATCGCGACAGCGCGGGCCACGAAGGGTTGATCGAGACCGGCGGCGTTCAGTGGATGACCGCGGGCAGCGGTCTGGTCCATTCCGAGATCCCGCAACAAGCGCAAGGGCGGATGGAAGGCTTCCAGCTCTGGCTCAACCTGCCGGCGCGCGAGAAGATGATTCCGCCCTGGTATCGAAACTTCACCGCGAGCGAGCTGCCGCGCTTCCAGACCGAGGCGGGCGTGGCCGTCACGGTGATCGCCGGTCTGACCCACGGCGTGACCGGCGCGGTGACGCGCGAGACGACGGCGCCGCTGTTTCTGGATCTGCATCTGCCGGCCGGCACGCGCTTCGAGCAGGCGCTTCCGATCGAGCAGAATGCCTTCATTTACGTCTATCGAGGAGAGGTCGCTGTTGCCGGACAGTCAGTCCCGACGCAGCGTATGGCGATCCTCGCCAACGCTGCGGACGCCGACGGCGTGGTCGTCGAGGCTATGAGCGAGCTAGCGGGAGAGGCACGGGTCCTGCTGATCGCGGGGCATCCTCTGCGCGAGCCGATCGCCCAGCATGGTCCCTTCGTCATGAATACGATGCAGGAAATTCAACAAGCGG
- a CDS encoding FMN-dependent NADH-azoreductase, protein MKPDAESDTMNILQINASARREGANSTRIADAVVERLRAENPAARVQVRDLASQPHPVLDEAGLAALSTPPEQRTPEQAARVALDDALIAEVQAADAIVLGVPMYNFGVPAQLKHWIDAIARAGVTFRYTEQGPVGLLAGRRVYVALARGGRYRDTPADSQVPYLKTLLGFLGMTDVRFIYAEGLNMGPESAERGFAEAEADLEAAFA, encoded by the coding sequence ATGAAACCCGATGCCGAGAGCGACACCATGAACATCCTGCAGATCAATGCCAGCGCCCGCCGCGAGGGCGCCAACTCCACCCGAATCGCCGATGCCGTCGTCGAGCGCCTGCGCGCCGAGAACCCGGCGGCGCGCGTGCAGGTCCGCGATCTGGCGAGCCAACCCCACCCGGTGCTGGACGAAGCGGGCCTCGCCGCACTCTCGACGCCGCCCGAGCAACGCACGCCCGAGCAGGCCGCCCGCGTCGCGCTCGACGATGCCCTGATCGCCGAGGTGCAGGCGGCCGACGCGATCGTGCTCGGCGTGCCCATGTACAACTTCGGCGTACCGGCGCAACTGAAGCACTGGATCGACGCGATTGCTCGCGCCGGCGTGACCTTCCGCTACACAGAGCAGGGGCCGGTCGGTCTGCTCGCGGGTCGGCGCGTCTATGTCGCGCTGGCGCGCGGCGGTCGGTACCGCGATACCCCCGCCGACAGCCAGGTGCCCTATCTGAAGACGCTGCTCGGGTTTCTCGGCATGACCGATGTGCGGTTCATCTATGCGGAAGGTCTCAACATGGGTCCGGAGTCGGCCGAGCGGGGTTTCGCCGAGGCCGAGGCGGATCTCGAGGCGGCTTTTGCCTGA
- a CDS encoding LysR substrate-binding domain-containing protein codes for MEQFEPNDLLIFAHVAEAGSFSRAAERIGLPKSTVSRRISVLEDRLGERLMLRTTRRLTLTELGEHLLAHARQVADEVDAVRALAEHRQARPTGRLRVSMPGDFATLLLSEMLAAYIARHPAVMLELDLSPRRVDLLGEGFDIAVRTGALPDDALLAARRLALFPIGLYAAPRYLAEQGDPAIPEDLLRHRVLCLVGRDGETAPWTLTAATAHWEGLPEGRIAANSPDILIRLAGTGAGIAAVPDCYAARDVERGRLRRVLPAWSLPAQTAWAVFPGRRLMPAKTRTFIDMLEAALGGAPGNLRPD; via the coding sequence ATGGAACAATTTGAACCCAACGACCTCCTGATTTTCGCCCATGTCGCCGAGGCGGGCAGCTTCAGCCGTGCCGCCGAACGGATCGGCCTGCCCAAATCGACGGTCTCGCGGCGTATCTCCGTGCTGGAGGACCGGCTGGGCGAGCGACTGATGCTGCGCACGACGCGGCGCCTCACCTTGACTGAGCTGGGCGAGCATCTGCTCGCGCACGCCCGCCAGGTCGCCGACGAGGTCGACGCGGTGCGGGCGCTCGCCGAGCATCGCCAAGCCCGCCCCACGGGACGGTTGCGCGTCTCCATGCCGGGCGACTTCGCAACCCTGCTGTTGAGCGAGATGCTGGCGGCCTACATCGCACGCCACCCGGCGGTCATGCTGGAGCTGGATCTGTCCCCGCGACGCGTGGATCTCCTCGGCGAGGGATTCGACATTGCGGTGCGCACCGGTGCGCTGCCGGACGATGCACTGCTGGCCGCGCGCCGTCTCGCGCTCTTCCCGATCGGCCTCTATGCGGCCCCGCGCTATTTGGCCGAGCAGGGAGATCCGGCGATCCCGGAAGATCTGCTCCGTCACCGAGTCCTCTGCCTCGTCGGGCGCGACGGGGAAACCGCGCCTTGGACCCTGACCGCCGCGACGGCACACTGGGAGGGTCTGCCCGAGGGCCGCATCGCCGCGAACTCGCCCGACATCCTGATCCGCCTGGCCGGCACCGGGGCCGGGATCGCCGCCGTCCCGGACTGTTACGCGGCGCGCGATGTCGAACGAGGCAGACTGCGTCGGGTTCTCCCCGCGTGGTCACTCCCGGCACAGACGGCGTGGGCGGTGTTCCCCGGCCGCCGCCTGATGCCGGCAAAGACGCGCACCTTTATCGACATGCTCGAAGCGGCGCTGGGCGGCGCGCCCGGGAATCTTAGGCCGGATTAA
- the mtgA gene encoding monofunctional biosynthetic peptidoglycan transglycosylase has product MAARKKRSRKVLLRRIALVLAGLMALSVVLVLVLRWVDPPTSAFMIQRWIAAHSEPGEPPYVYHEWVDWDAIPGAVKLAVIAAEDQRFPGHRGFDTIEIERAWQRYRAGERLRGASTISQQTAKNLFLWSGRDPIRKALEVWFTFLIETLWPKERILEVYLNIAQLSPNTFGVGAASWRYFDRPVMALSASDAALIAAVLPNPNIYRLETPSSTVKRRATWIQRQMAQLGGVSYLKKL; this is encoded by the coding sequence ATGGCCGCTCGAAAAAAACGCTCTCGGAAAGTCCTGTTGCGCCGGATCGCGCTCGTTCTGGCTGGCCTGATGGCGCTGTCGGTCGTGCTGGTCTTGGTCCTGCGCTGGGTCGACCCGCCCACCTCTGCCTTCATGATTCAACGCTGGATCGCCGCCCATTCAGAGCCCGGCGAGCCGCCTTATGTCTATCATGAGTGGGTCGACTGGGACGCCATTCCGGGGGCCGTGAAGCTCGCCGTCATCGCCGCGGAGGACCAGCGCTTCCCGGGCCATCGCGGCTTCGACACCATCGAGATCGAACGCGCGTGGCAGCGCTATCGTGCCGGAGAACGGTTGCGCGGGGCGAGCACCATCAGCCAGCAGACGGCGAAGAACCTCTTCCTTTGGTCCGGCCGGGATCCGATTCGCAAGGCACTGGAGGTCTGGTTTACCTTCTTGATCGAGACGCTTTGGCCCAAGGAACGGATCCTGGAGGTCTATCTCAACATCGCCCAGCTCAGCCCGAACACCTTCGGCGTCGGGGCTGCGAGCTGGCGCTATTTCGACCGCCCGGTGATGGCGCTGAGCGCCTCGGATGCGGCCCTCATCGCCGCCGTGCTGCCGAATCCAAACATCTATCGACTCGAAACACCCTCATCGACCGTGAAGCGCCGCGCCACCTGGATCCAGCGTCAGATGGCGCAGCTCGGCGGCGTGTCCTATCTCAAGAAGCTCTGA
- a CDS encoding SDR family oxidoreductase → MKVAIIGGTGFVGTNISRHLIDAGHRPRLLVRPGSEQKVAQPEHCDIVLGDVADPVALERCLEGSDAVIYLIGILREFPSRGITFDALQRVGVEDTIAAAKRQGVDRFVLMSANGVHVEGTPYQRSKALAEAALKASGLRWTIFRPSVIFGDPDGRMEFCSQLKKDIIDSPMPAPLFYSGLIPKDAGGFELAPVHIDDVAAAFVLAVNESRTESQTYSLCGPQRMSWKAILTTIAAASGKTKLMLPAPAMAIKATASLLDRYPWFPISRDQIQMLMEGNVCFENDSFARLGLTPTPFGVDQLGYLNR, encoded by the coding sequence ATGAAGGTTGCCATCATCGGCGGTACCGGTTTTGTCGGCACCAACATCTCTCGGCACTTGATCGACGCCGGTCATCGGCCTCGGCTTCTAGTCCGGCCGGGCAGCGAGCAGAAGGTCGCTCAGCCGGAGCATTGCGATATCGTCCTGGGCGACGTGGCCGATCCGGTTGCGCTCGAGCGTTGCCTGGAGGGTTCGGATGCCGTGATCTATCTGATCGGCATCCTGCGCGAGTTTCCCAGCCGAGGCATCACCTTCGATGCGCTGCAGCGCGTCGGTGTCGAGGACACCATCGCGGCGGCGAAACGGCAAGGAGTCGATCGGTTCGTCCTGATGAGCGCCAACGGGGTCCATGTCGAGGGCACGCCCTATCAGCGCAGCAAGGCGCTTGCCGAGGCGGCGCTCAAGGCATCCGGGCTGCGCTGGACCATCTTCCGCCCCTCGGTCATCTTCGGTGACCCGGACGGTCGCATGGAGTTTTGCTCCCAGCTCAAGAAGGACATCATCGACAGCCCGATGCCGGCGCCGCTCTTCTACAGCGGGCTGATTCCCAAGGATGCCGGTGGTTTCGAGCTGGCCCCGGTCCATATCGACGATGTCGCCGCGGCCTTCGTGCTGGCCGTAAACGAGTCGCGTACCGAGTCCCAGACCTACAGCCTGTGCGGCCCTCAGCGCATGAGCTGGAAGGCGATCCTCACGACCATTGCCGCGGCATCCGGCAAGACCAAGCTGATGCTGCCGGCACCGGCCATGGCCATCAAGGCGACTGCGAGTCTGCTCGACCGCTATCCATGGTTTCCCATCTCGCGCGATCAGATCCAGATGTTGATGGAGGGAAACGTCTGCTTCGAGAACGACAGCTTCGCGCGACTTGGTCTGACCCCGACTCCCTTCGGTGTCGATCAGCTGGGGTACTTGAATCGGTAG
- a CDS encoding SDR family NAD(P)-dependent oxidoreductase, which yields MSKTYLIVGGTSGIGAALLGKLLARGHQVIQLSRHPEAAPDHPAVTSLHWDVRTNDFPADALPTTLDGLVYCPGTIRLRPFERLGEKEWMEDLEINLLGAVRALQGAMKALKAAESAGIVLFSTVAVGTGLPFHASIASAKGAVEGLTRSLAAELAPRIRVNAVAPTLTATPLAERLIGNESKRTAAADRHPLRTIGEPEDVAGAALWLLEDARMTTGQVIRVDAGLATLRTG from the coding sequence ATGTCAAAAACCTATTTGATCGTCGGCGGCACGTCCGGCATCGGCGCCGCGCTGCTCGGAAAGCTTCTCGCGCGCGGACATCAGGTGATCCAACTGTCGCGTCACCCGGAAGCGGCGCCGGATCACCCGGCCGTCACCAGCCTGCACTGGGACGTCCGAACCAACGACTTCCCCGCGGATGCGCTGCCGACGACACTCGACGGGCTCGTCTATTGCCCCGGCACCATCCGGCTTCGTCCCTTCGAGCGGCTTGGCGAAAAGGAGTGGATGGAAGACCTCGAGATCAATCTACTCGGTGCGGTGCGGGCGCTGCAGGGTGCAATGAAGGCTCTGAAGGCGGCGGAGTCTGCCGGCATTGTGCTGTTCAGCACGGTCGCCGTGGGAACCGGGCTGCCGTTTCACGCCTCGATCGCGAGTGCCAAGGGCGCGGTGGAGGGCCTGACGCGATCCCTTGCCGCCGAGCTCGCCCCGCGCATCCGGGTCAACGCCGTCGCGCCGACACTGACGGCGACGCCGCTTGCGGAACGTTTGATCGGAAACGAGTCAAAGCGCACCGCGGCGGCCGACCGACACCCCTTGCGAACGATCGGCGAGCCCGAAGACGTTGCGGGTGCCGCGCTATGGCTGCTGGAAGACGCCCGCATGACAACGGGCCAAGTGATCCGAGTCGATGCCGGATTGGCCACCTTAAGAACCGGCTGA
- a CDS encoding HPF/RaiA family ribosome-associated protein codes for MLIKIGGDTLALDGDIRRQIETEAAKLAARFPGEDLEAHAKIQEEFDPLHGHRVRCELSAKIAHGRQIVVRDARKTAKEAIDEVFGLARRNLRRMRRQISLPRTPPHGALSTGTHAVGG; via the coding sequence ATGCTGATCAAAATCGGCGGGGATACCCTCGCCTTGGACGGAGATATCCGCCGTCAAATCGAGACGGAAGCGGCCAAACTTGCGGCACGCTTCCCCGGCGAAGACTTGGAGGCTCACGCCAAGATCCAAGAGGAGTTCGACCCGCTCCACGGACATCGCGTTCGGTGCGAGCTCTCCGCCAAAATCGCCCACGGGCGCCAAATCGTCGTCCGAGACGCACGCAAGACAGCGAAAGAAGCGATCGACGAGGTCTTCGGGCTCGCGCGCCGCAACCTGCGGCGGATGCGCCGCCAAATCAGTCTCCCCCGCACCCCCCCGCACGGCGCCCTTAGCACGGGAACGCACGCGGTCGGCGGTTGA